Proteins from a genomic interval of Chionomys nivalis chromosome 7, mChiNiv1.1, whole genome shotgun sequence:
- the Txndc11 gene encoding thioredoxin domain-containing protein 11 isoform X2 has protein sequence MNFTAENIYKWASENQETLFRWLQPHGGKSLLLNNELKKGPALFLFIPFDPLAESHPLLDEITEVALEYNNCHGDQVVERLLQHLRRVEAPVFQSLAPELPAPMPDVQLMAASPCCNTVVLPQGPAFSRTHNVCELCVNQTVGGTKPSSVSVPQCSFFEMAAALDSFYLKEQTFYHVVSGSIECSNFLISYSPFSYYTACCRTISRGMASFTGSEQDVFTAPAIAFSSLEKSCEATAPSSIPHIEENRYHFPEVGLTSTTFTGLSCRTNKTLNIYLLDSNLFWLYAERLGAPSSAPVKEFATIVDVKEESHYILDPNQALMKFTLESFIQNFSVLYSPLKRHLTGSDSAQFPSQHLITEVTTDTFWEVTLRKQDVLLLYYTPWCGFCPSLNHIFIQLARLLPEDTFTVARIDVSQNDLPWEFMVDRLPTVLFFPCNRKDLSVKYPGDLPITLPNLLRFILHHSDPASAPQDLGISPPTQECVQNKAVLQREHISHVESAMQKLRSEMSSLRRTQEKVEGQLFSARRDGHRLLRRQRALEQQHRLLRRHSQKLQALYVQKARELQELASASETPLPEHTWLEILVATMEKELEGQGGAKEPAPLEKVRPNHSKPMGATQLPGDTLPPSATSSTLTSERKHGNRTD, from the exons ATGAACTTCACTGCTGAGAACATCTATAAATGGGCCTCAGAAAACCAGGAGACACTCTTCCGATGGCTGCAGCCCCATGGAGGCAAGAGTCTGCTGTTGAACAATGAGCTGAAGAAGGGACCAGCACTCTTCCTGTTTATACCTTTTGATCCCTTAGCTGAGAGCCATCCTCTCCTGGATGAG ATCACCGAAGTGGCCTTGGAGTACAATAACTGTCATGGGGACCAGGTGGTGGAACGCCTTCTTCAGCACCTTCGGCGGGTGGAGGCACCTGTGTTCCAATCCTTGGCACCAGAGCTGCCAGCCCCAATGCCTGATGTTCAGCTGATGGCAGCGTCCCCTTGCTGTAACACAGTGGTGCTGCCCCAGGGTCCAGCCTTCTCCAGAACCCACAATGTCTGTGAGCTGTGTGTCAACCAGACAGTAGGTGGTACCAAGCCGAGCTCAGTGAGTGTGCCACAGTGCAGCTTCTTTGAGATGGCAGCCGCTCTGGATTCTTTCTACCTCAAGGAGCAGACTTTTTATCACGTGGTGTCGGGCAGCATAGAATGCAGCAATTTTTTAATCTCTTACAGTCCTTTCAGCTACTACACTGCATGTTGCAGGACCATATCCCGGGGCATGGCAAGCTTCACTGGCTCTGAACAGGATGTCTTTACAGCCCCAGCCATTGCATTCTCTTCCCTAGAGAAGAGCTGTGAGGCCACTGCCCCGAGCTCCATTCCTCACATTGAGGAGAACAGGTACCACTTTCCTGAAGTGGGCCTCACTAGCACAACCTTCACAGGCCTGAGCTGCAGAACCAACAAGACCCTGAATATCTACCTTTTGGATTCCAATTTATTTTGGTTATATGCAGAAAGACTGGGTGCCCCAAGCTCTGCTCCCGTGAAGGAGTTTGCAACAATTGTCGATGTGAAAGAAGAGTCGCACTATATCTTGGATCCCAATCAAGCCCTCATGAAGTTCACTCTAG agTCTTTTATTCAAAACTTCAGTGTTCTCTACAGTCCCTTGAAAAGGCATCTTACTGGGAGTGATTCTGCTCAGTTCCCGTCTCAACATTTAATCACTGAAGTGACAACTGATACCTTCTGGGAAGTAACCCTTCGGAAACAg GATGTTCTGCTGCTCTATTACACACCGTGGTGTGGCTTTTGCCCATCTCTCAATCACATCTTCATCCAGCTAGCTCGGCTTCTTCCAGAAGACACATTTACTGTGGCTAG GATCGATGTGTCTCAGAATGATCTTCCTTGGGAATTCATGGTTGACCGCCTTCCTacggttttgttttttccctgcaATAG aAAGGACCTAAGTGTGAAATACCCTGGAGACCTCCCTATCACCCTTCCAAACCTGCTGAGGTTCATTCTGCATCACTCagaccctgcctctgcccctcaggaCCTTGGCATCAGCCCTCCTACCCAAGAATGTGTCCAGAACAAGGCAGTCCTGCAGCGTGAACACATCTCTCATGTGGAGAGTGCCATGCAGAAGCTAAGGTCTGAGATGAGCAGCCTGCGCCGTACACAGGAGAAGGTAGAGGGTCAGCTCTTTAGTGCCCGCAGGGACGGACACCGCCTGCTACGCCGGCAGCGTGCTTTAGAGCAACAGCACAGGTTGCTCCGTCGCCACAGCCAGAAACTGCAGGCCCTGTATGTGCAGAAGGCCCGTGAACTCCAAGAGCTGGCCAGTGCCTCAGAGACCCCCCTCCCTGAGCACACATGGCTCGAGATCCTTGTAGCCACtatggagaaggagctggaaggCCAGGGTGGAGCTAAGGAACCAGCCCCTCTGGAGAAGGTTCGCCCCAACCACTCGAAGCCCATGGGTGCTACCCAGTTACCTGGTGACACCCTTCCACCTTCTGCCACCAGCTCCACTCTGACATCAGAGAGGAAGCATGGGAACAGGACAGATTAA
- the Snn gene encoding stannin gives MSIMDHSPTTGVVTVIVILIAIAALGALILGCWCYLRLQRISQSEDEESIVGDGETKEPFLLVQYSAKGPCVERKTKLMTANGPEVHG, from the coding sequence ATGTCTATCATGGACCATAGCCCCACTACGGGGGTGGTCACGGTCATTGTCATCCTCATCGCCATTGCTGCCCTGGGGGCCTTGATCCTGGGCTGCTGGTGCTACCTGCGGCTGCAGCGCATCAGCCAGTCGGAGGACGAGGAGAGCATCGTGGGTGATGGCGAGACAAAGGAGCCCTTTCTCCTAGTGCAGTACTCTGCCAAGGGGCCATGTGTGGAAAGAAAGACCAAGTTGATGACCGCCAATGGCCCAGAAGTGCATGGCTGA